CGGCCAAGTTGTGCAACCGGATCTTCCGCATAGAGCTGAATGCCCATTTTATTCATACGTGCCTCATTAATGATACTGTGTATTTCATCATCATTTCTGCTTTGGTGAGGTAACTTTAAGAATAGAATGTTGGGAGAGAAGAAAGTACCCTGTAGAGTTTGCAGTGAGTCCATCACAGCATCCTTGAAGTTTTTGGAATCTAATACAGACCAGCGCGTATATACATTCTCTTTACGAAATGAATCGGCTAAATTGGTAAGTGAGTCACGAAGTACATCCGGTTTTTGTTCTGAAGAAACTCCAATCAATTTAATGGAACCTCTTGGGTAGACAAGGTTACGAATCAAACTGAAACTTCCCCGCAGTTCACGAGAGCTTCTTACTGGAACTAAAAGGTTGGCCTTCCATGCTCTTTCATTATTTGATGGGAGTAAGGAGACTTTTTTTGCAGCCCACTCAGCCAGAGAAGTAAACAGGCCGCTTCGCATATCTCCATAGGGGACTTTCAATTCCCTGTTTGTTAGATAGAGATAGGTTGCAATAACAATCCCTAAAGCTACCAGTCCAAATACAGGATTGATGATAAACATCGTAAACAAACAGCCGATTGTGCCTATGATGGGGACAGTTCTGGGGACAGAAAAAGTAGGCCGGAAGCTGATCATATTCATTTTCTGCTCAATAAACACTACAAGATTGATCATCATATAGGTGATCAGAAAAAACATGGTTATAAGAGGGGCAATGGTGTTGAGGTCCCGAAGCATCAGGGTGAACAAAACGATTGCTCCGGTCAGAATAATTGCATTTCGTGGCTCACCATTTTTTGCAAGTTTTGAAAATTTATCACCTCCGGGAAAGATTCCGTGATCACCCAAAGCCTGTAAAATTCGAGGAGCTCCAACTATAGATGCCAACGCCGAAGAAAAAGTGGCACCCAGAAGTCCACCTAAAACGGCCGGTGCCCAAAATGCTTTATCGATCATCACGTTATAGTTGCTGACCAATTCTTCTGTTGAAGCAACCCTGGCCAGCCAATAGGCTACGGCCATGTAGATACCATAGCTTATAAGTATCGCAGATATGGTGCCAACAGGGATACTTCTTTTTGGATTTTTTAATTCACCGGACATATTTGCACCGGCCATAATACCTGTAGCGGCTGGAAACAGTACTGCAAAAACAACCCAAAAACTGACCCCTTCAAAGTCATTTTCCGGCGCTCCCGGGAATTCACCCCACCACAGAATATCATGCTCCAACACCCCTGTAAAAATGGTTGCACCTACAGATAGCAGAGCACCTACTATTACAGCTAAAATGATGTATTGAATTCGAAATGCAAGTTTTGCACTGATAAATGCAATAAAGAGCAGCACAGAAAAAACAGCCAAATCTACAAGAATGGCGTAATGTTCCGGAAATATGTAGAGCCAACCTTCCCTAAAACCAAAAATATACATGGTAATGGCAAATGTTTGGGCTAGATAAAGTGGTACGCCTACACTTCCACCAACTTCAAGACCCAGTGACTGAGATATAATCGAGTAGGCTCCTCCTGCTTTAATTCGAATATTAGTTGTAATGCAGGACATTGAAAGGGCGGTGAACGTAACAATGACAAATGCGATGGTAATGATAATCCATCCACCGAGTAGTCCCGCGTTTCCGACTACCCATCCCTGCCTCAGGAAAAGAATTACACCAAGAATTGTAAGCAATGTAGGTACAAAAACACCTGCAAAAGTACCATACTTCTGCTTAACATTTAGCTCTCGTTCATCTACTTGCTGTTGAAGGGTGCCTTCTGCAGGTTGATTCATATCTTTTATTGGAAAAGTATTAAACCCGGTTCAACTAAACTTCTGCTTTATATACAGTTGTAACAAAAATGTTAATCACAGAATTTGATGGTTTATCAAAGCTCTTAACATAAAAGTAATAAAAAAACCGACATCGCAATCTAAAAATTTAGATGCAATGCCGGTTTTAAAAGTATTAAGAATTAATTCTGCTTATGAGGCAGAACCAAGATCACGAATAATCCGTGCCAGTTCCATCACTTTATCACTATTTGATGATGAAGATGCTCTGTTGGATAGGGAAGCAGCGACTTCATTCAGTACACGTGATTTTCTGGAATCGTCTGCACTTTCAGCTTCAGACAATCCGTTTCGGATCATTTGAATGGTTTGCATATTCAGCTCACGATTTCTTTCCAGCTGGTCGGTGTAAGCTTTAGCAAGTGCATAGGTTGTAGGCCACTCATACTTCGGTTGTCCCTGAGCGTTTTTGTACTCAAGAACTACAGTATTTGCAGCATCAATTTCATTCTGAGTAAGGAAATCACTCGGAACGAGTTCCAAAATATCAAGACCACGAGCAATTTCTGAGCTCACAAGATAGCCGTTGTACCAATAGATTGACCAGCTTCCACCGGTTTCAATTCGATCAGGATTGACCGGTCCGCGATCATGAAATGCAATTTCAACAGGATTTTCCGGATCAGTAAAATCAAAAACATTGATTCCGCCTTGATACCAAGACTGAACCATAATGTCGCGGTCCGGTACAGGAATCATAGATCCGTTATGTGCAACACAATTTTCTGCTGATGTTTGTGGAGCCGGCATTTTAAAGTAGCTTTGAAAATCCATCTTTCCATCATCACCAATAGCATAGATTGCATTTGCTCCCCATTCGTATGGATCACTTTCTCTACATTTAGGCTGTGTACCGCCACCCCATTCATCAGTAAATAGAACGGTTGTCCCATCATTATTAAATGTAGCTGAGTGCCAGTAAGCAAAATTTGAATCTGCTACAGCATCAATTCGGGTTGGATTCACGGGGTTGGTAATATCCAAAAGAAGCCCATATCCTTCACAAGCACCACCCGCAAGACCCACTTCCGGAAAGAGTGTGATATCGTGGCATTGGTTTGGACCAACATCCTCACCTCTTCCGCGGGCAGCAAGCCTTTCTTCCATAAATTCACCATACATTTCATCAACTTGATCTCGAAGCGCACTGCTGTCTGCTTCAGTTGGTTCGCCTTCACCGCCACGTTCTTCAACGATCTGTTGCAGGAAAGCCTGGGCAAGCCGGTTGTTGACTACACGCGGTGAGCCGTCATAGTTTGCAACGAAACGACCTTCTTCACGTGCTCTTTCAATTGCAGCAAGTTCTTCAGGTGCAGGACCGTGAGTTGGAGGAGCTGTCAATCCTTCAAAAATTCGAGGAGAGTTTGCAATTGCTGCTTCTTCAGGGTTATCCAAAGGAACTTTAATTACTTCAATTCGGAAAAGGGCACTTTCAGGATCTTCATCAGGAAATGCACTTGAACAACCGGGTAATTCATCTTCAGGACGTACAGGAGCAGAACCGGAAATGTAAACATAAACGTTCTCGTCGTCGTTAGGATCCTTTAGTACAGAGTGTGTATGCGAACCACGGCAAGTTTGTACGTTAGAGATATACTCCGGATTCTCAATATCGCTAATGTCAAAAATTCGGATTCCACGCAATCGTTCTTCACTGACTGTTTCAGAAACACCTTCCGTTCCACAATCCAGTCGGCCACCTAAACCTTCACCGGATACAAAGAGAAGATTCTCGTAAACAGATACGTCACTTTGAGACGCCGGACAGAGAAAATCAACAACTACTTCAGGATCTGCAGGGTTGGTCATATCCCAAACTATAAATCCATTATAACTTCCCTGAATGATATAATTGTCTTTAAAGGCTAAATCTGTTGCCCAGGAGCCCAGAAAATCTTCCGGTGGGGGAGTAGCTGAAATCAGGTTTAAATTCCAGATTGCTTCATCGTAGTCAAAGAGTCCGCCGGATAGACCTACGCGCGGGTCAGGACTGGGTTGTTCAATTTCAGTTATAGGAGACAGTGAAGGCTGAACGTTCTGTTCAGGCATATCTGAGGATGCACAACTATACACAGCCAGCAAAGAGGCAAATGCAAGAATCATCCCGGGTAGTAATCGTTTCATACTTGAAGGATTGTTTGTTTGGGTTTTTAGAGAGATCGTTTTAGAAAATATAGAGCTGCATACCGATTCCTGTAGAATAGATCAGTGGTCATTAATAGAGCACAGTAAAAAGATTAGACAGGGGCAGTAGCGTTTTTAATCTATATTTTCCAGCATTAATTTCATTCTTTCAATTTCTGTAACCTGCTCTGCGTTGATACCTGAAGCAAGTTCAAAAGATTCCGTGTCGGAAGCTGCACCGTCTGCAGCAAATAGTTCTTCAACCATAATAACCGCACCACCGTGATGCTCGATCATGTAGGTTAGAAAAAGACGGTCAAACTCTTTACCGGTTGCTGCTGAAAGATTTTCAAGTTGTTGTTGAGTCAGCATTCCAGGCATACCACTGTGATCGTGCATCATATCCGAATTGTGATCCATATCATGATCTTCCTCATGATTCATATCCATATCCATGTTGTGATCATCATGATTGCCGTGATCAGCATCCGTTTCACTCTGTTCCATCTCGATTGTCATGTTGATACCGTCGATATGCACAATAGGAACAGGCTGCCCTCTGTCGCGTAACCAACGCTGCATAAGAGCAATTTCATCAGACTGCGCGTTGATGATTCGGCTTGCAAGAGTTTGTACCGATTGGCTGGCACCATTTTCAGGAGCTAACCGAGACATAATTAAGGCCTGAGAGTGGTGCCCGATCATTCCGGTCATAAAATCCACATCAGCCTCAGTAAAATTCATACGAGACTGTTCTATTCGTTCCCAGTAAATCCTTTCCATCTCCTCATGATTCTGCTGTTGCCTCTCCATCGATTCAGCAGAAGTTTGTGAATCTGTTGTTGATTGCTGAGTTGTTGAGCAACCCGAAAAAATAATCATCAGGGAGACTCCGGATGATATCAAGGTGAGAAAAGTGTTTTTGTAAAACTTGCTAAGCATGTACTTCATTCATTTAAATTCATTGATTCTGAACGTTACATCATATTTCTAAAGAATCAAAAACGAATTGAGGTGAAAAAGTGTAAAAATGTGAGAAATTGTACCGTAAAAGCAGGGTCAGAAACGAATATGGCACGATTCAACATCATGCCATAAGTTGTTTAATAGAAATTTTAGAGAGACTTAAACCGAAAGCCTATGAAAGGAGAAAATCGAATTATTCCGAATCGTCTTTCATCAAGGATAGAACTTCTTCACCTGAAACTTCCTCTTTCTCGATCAACAATTCTGCTAGTTTATCGAATGCTTCTTTGTTCTCCTTTAGAATTTTGAGAGCTCGGTCATAAGCTTCTTGTGAGATAACCTGAACCTCCTGATCAATTTCACGAGCTGTAGAGTCACTGTAACTTTTTTGGCGAGTCATATCACGCCCCAGGAAAACGTCCTCTTCGTCTCCGCCAAATGCGAGGTGCCCAAATTTTTCACTCATTCCCCACTCTACCACCATTTTTCGGGAGAGTTTAGCTACCTGCATTAAATCGTTTTGGGCACCACTTGTTGCTGTATTAAATATTAGCTGTTCGGCTGCGCGTCCGCCCATTATTACAGCCATTCGATCGAGCAAATACTCTTTATTGTAGAGGTATTTCTCTTTTTCAGGAAGCTGCATGGTAATTCCCATCGCTTTGCCTCTGGGTATTACAGACACTTTATGAAGGGGATCACTGTTTGGCAATGCGGCCGCTACAATAGCGTGGCCGGCTTCGTGGTAGGCGAGTATTCGCTTCTCTTCATCATCTATCTGCATTCCTTCACGCTCAAGTCCCATCATGATTTTATCACGTGCATTCTCGATATCGTCCATGATAATTTTTTTCCTCTTATTTCGTCCCGCATAAAGAGAAGCTTCATTCAGCAGATTTTCCAAATCGGCTCCACTGAACCCCGGAGTACTGCTGGCAATTTTTTTGAGATCAACACTCTCATCAATGGATTTATTCCTGGCATGAATTTTCAGAATCTCGAGCCTTGAATTTTGTGAAGGAAGATCCACACTGATTTGACGGTCAAAGCGACCGGGTCTTAAAAGCGCCTTATCTAAAATATCCGGCCGGTTTGTGGCCGCCATCACAATTACATTTTCACTCGGTTCAAACCCGTCGAGTTCGGAAAGCAATTGATTCAGTGTCTGCTCGCGCTCGTCATGACCACCGCCCAGTCCCGCTCCACGTTTACGCCCAATGGAGTCGATCTCATCAATAAAAATAATGGCCGGTGATTTTTCTTTTGCCTGTTTAAACATCTCGCGCACCCGTTTGGCGCCCACACCAACAAACATTTCCATAAAGTCAGATCCTGTGATGGTATAAAACGGAACTTCAGCTTCACCGGCTACAGCTCTGGCCAGAAGTGTTTTACCGGTTCCGGGAGGCCCCATAAGCAGGACGCCTTTTGGAAGTTTGGCTCCAATCTCTTCAAAACGGCTTGGGTCTTTCAAAAATTCTATGATTTCGCGAAGCTCGGTTTTGGCTCCATCCATTCCTGCAATATCATCAAATGTAGTTTTATTTTTTCCGGGCTCCTGCAGCTTGGCCTGGCTCTTTCCAATATTGAACATACCGCGTCCCTGCATCTGCATCCGTCTGTAAAACATCCAGCCGATGAGAAGTAGAAAAAAGAGCGGCATGGAGAAGACAAGAAAATACCACCAGAATCCATCTGAATCGGCTTCAGCGGAAATAATGACGTCGTTTTCTTCAAGCAGATCCGTTAACCGTTCATCTCCGAAAGATGGAATTACAGTAATGAAATTTTTATAGGATGTAGTATCAGAATCAGTGAGCTGTAGTTTTTGTTCAGTCCTGAATATTCCATCAATCCGGTTTCCCTGAATGTGAACTCGTTCAACATTATCACTTCGAAGCTGCTCCTTAAAGGTGCTGTACTCGATCTCCGGCTGTGTGCCAAACATTCCGTTGCCATCGGTTAAAACCCAGTAGCCAAGTACAACAAATGCGATCAGATAAAACCAGTAGATAAATCCGGTTGGACGCTGGCTTTTATTTTGTTCCTTTTTGGATTTGCCATCCGGACTTTTGTTTTTCGATTTTTTATTCGGTGGATTGGATTTACTTTTCAAACCTTTGAATTTCTTTTGAGTTTAGTAACAAATAGGGTGAATCCTTTGAACTCTTTCTACTTAGACAAAATAGTTTTTTGCAGATTCGTTCGCGAATAGAATGATTTTAATGACGGATTCGATGATTTCGATAAACAGCGTATGATAAAGTAAATTGTCTAAACTCGACCAATGATATCATCAAGAACGGAGCGATTTCTAACTGCGCTGATTATTCCGGCTCCCAGAATCAATACCTGTACAATTGGATCCAGCATGCTGATACTCAAGCCGAGCATACCGGCACCTACACCAAAAAACACGTTAAAGAGGTACCGAACCAAAAAGTAGAAAACATTTAGTATAGCCACGGTAACAATGAATATCAGTATTCGATCGGTATATTTACCGGTGTGCTGTTCCCTAATTTCCTGTTGCCGGTTTTTTTGCTCCCCGGTTTTTAGCTCACGTTTTAGTCTGTTGAGTTCTTCTTTCTTTTTTTGCTCAAGCCGTCGTTTTTTGGCTAATTTCAAGCGCTCCTGTTCATCCATTTTTTTGAGAATAAGTGTAAGTCATCGATCAAAAATGATGAAAATCTGCAAAAAAACAAGTTGTCATATCAATTTTTATATCTGCTAAAATTTAAAGTAGACAAACAGTCTCCCAAAATTTTTACTGTCTTTGTCAATCCGGTGATATTTCTGTTTGATGTGTTTTTGATCCAAAAATTTTAAAACGCGTTTTTTTAATTGTCCTGATCCTTTTCCCGGAATAATTTCAACTGTTTTGATTCTTTTTTCAATGGCTTCATCAATAATGTTTTCCAATTCACGATCAATTTGATCTCCTTTATTATAAATATCGTGCAGGTCGAGTTTGAGTTTTGCCATGATAGATAGTTTTATCAGTTTATTAATTCATGAAAACTGCAATGCATGTTCTGAAATTCGGTTAATTCCCGTTATTTTGTAAATCGATTCTCAAGTATGTTACATTGATTTTAAAATAGATAAACCAAAAGAGATTATGGACCTTCATATTACGGGAAAAGTTATAAAGATATTGGAAGAGCAATCCGGAAAGGGTAAAAATGGTCCGTGGAGAAAGCGGGATTTTATTCTTGAAACTCCCGGAGAATATCCGCGAAAGGTATGTATTACACAGTGGGGTGATCAGATCGATAAAAATTCGGTTGTTCAGGATGAAACGGTGACTGCATTTATTGATATTCAAAGCAGAGAGTACAAGGGAAATTGGTATACAGATGTTAAAGCCTGGAAAATTGAGAAGGGAGCTGCGGCACAGGGAGGAGAACCAGCCGATGATGTAGTGATTGATTTTGGTGCCGAAGGTGATGACGAGGCTCCATTTTAAATCACTAATTTGATTAAATTTTCTTCCTCCATCATATTTCATTTAATTAGTAAGAGATAATATTGTCTACAATCAATCGGGGAACCATTGCATACGATTTCTAAAAAAGGGTTGGCATATTCGTTGCCGGTAGTCCTGGGACTCTTGATCATTTTCTACTATGGCTGGAGGCAGGATCAAAATCAGTTGAGAGAGGCTCGCATTCAAACGATCGAATCAACAGCCGGTTTGTTAAAAGAGTTGATTGAAGAGACTGTCAATGAGAATTTACTATTGGTTGAAAATCATAAGGACAGAGTAGAGTTTACAAAAGGGGAGTACTTCAATAATTTTGAATTTGAGACCAATCTGCTACTAAATGTAAAAGAAGACTTCCTGTTTTTTGAGTGGATTGATGCTGACGGTGAAATTATAATCATTGAGCCATTTGAGAACAATTCGCCAGCCGTTGGATTAGATATCCTTGAACTGGATTATAGAAGAGATGAGTGGTTAGAGATGAAGAGAGATTCGTCAATCAATATGACCCCCTGGACCGATCTGGCACAAGGTGGCGGAGCTTTTTTAGTGGATGCACCACTTTATTATAACGATCAGTTTCATGGTTCGCTCACGGTAGGAATGGATTTTACGGATGCATTTGAAAGTATTATGGCCGGGAGAGATATATTCAACCTGGAGATTTGGGATGAGAATGGAGAGGTATTTTTCACGTATGGAATTGACGAAGTAGAGAGCGATCAAAATTACAGCAGCACTCAGTCTCTTAACTTTATCAGTGGCTCGGATAATGAATGGACAATGAGGTTATCAGCCAATGAGAACCTCTACTCGGGTAGGTCATTTGTTTTTAATCAGTTGGGACTCTTTTTTAGAATGCTGATTGCGGTGCTTTTTGGCTTTACCATCTACTTTATGATGGTAGCTTATCGGGCCAATAGGCGGAATTTGCAAGCTTTAAAAGAGAAGGAAGTACTGATATCAGAAATTCATCACCGGGTAAAAAATAATCTGGCTGTTATCTCCAGCCTGATAGATCTTCAAAGAATTGATTCAGACGATCCAAAATTGATTGATTCACTGCAAACAACTCAAAACAGAATACAGTCGATTGCAGGTGTCCATGAATTACTTTACCGTTCAGATACTCTGTCGGAGGTGCCTTTTGAAGAGTATTTAAATAAACTGATGAAAAAGCATCTGGATGTATATAATAACGGTGATAGTCATATCAATGTTAATATCGACAGTCAGATAAATTCTCTAAATATTAATCAGGCTCTTCCACTGGGAATTTTGATGAGTGAATTAGTAACCAACTCGTTCAAACATGCTTTTAACGACAATGAAGAGGGAGAGATCAAGATCAATATTACTGGGGATCAGGACATCATCCGTGTTTACTATTCCGACAACGGCCCGGGCTTTAAAAAAGAGTTTTTTGAAACAAGTACAGGTTTGGGAGTGACTATCATCCGAACACTGCTTGTCCAGCTGCATGCAGAATATGAGCTGGACTCTGAAAATGGATTTAAATTACATTTTACCTTTAAACGCGACGATCGTTAGTTCTCCGGATTATTATTACGGTTTCTGATCTGCTTCCGAATTGAATCAGGATCGATACGATTTTCATCTCTATGTCGCCTTTCCGCGGCCTGAACAGAATCCCGTTCCGTTCGCAATCTGTCCTGAATAATTTTAACTCGACTCATTTGAGCGTCAATATCAGACTGGTAATACTCATGTGCTTCATTAAATTCACTCTCACTTACATTGTAATGAGCAAAAATCTCTTCACGTTTTTCCTGTTTTGTCATCTCACCGAGTAACTGCTCGTTCATTTGGTTCAGTACGGAGAGTTCGGTAACCAGTTCGATATATAGATCTTCGTTAATCACTTCCGGTTCTTTCTCACAGGAGATAAAAGTGAATATCAGAACCGAAAGGATGAGAGCTGTGTATGAGAATTTCACTCTTTAATATCTGGATTTTTAGGATTTAACGGACGCATGGTTACTTCGTTGATCAAAAGATTGTCGGGTGTCTCCAAAAGATGAACCAGTGTATCCGCAACGTCTCCGGGCTGCATCATATTGGAATGAGTTTCACTTCCCACTTTATCAAAGAAATCGGTTGCAATGGAACCCGGGAACATGGTTGATACTTTAATTTTATCATAACGAAGTTCCTTGAAAAGTGCTTCACTGAAACCGCGAACACCAAATTTGGTGGCATTGTAACCGGAAATCTGTGGATTGCCCAATAACCCTGCAACGGATGCAATATTGATAATATGACAGTGATTCGGATTTTGTTTCATCAAGGGTACAATTACACGAGTCAGGTAAAAAATACCATTTAGATTGGTATTTACCATTGTATCCCAATCTTCAACGGAAAGGTCATCCACATTTCCAAACTTGGCGAGTCCGGCGTTGTTTACTAAAATGTGAGGTAGGTTTTTATCATCAGTAAACTGTTCAGTAACCCACGCTTCAACGTCCTGATGTTTTGTGACGTCCATCTGTACCGGAATAAACTGTTCACCAAGTTTACTTTGGATCTCTTTTAATTTGTTTAGTCGCCTTGCCAACCCATAAACAGTTGCACCTTTCCTGATTAATTTTTCTGAAAATGCTGTACCAATACCGCTGCTGGCTCCGGTTACAATTGCGATCTTATTTTTTAATTCCATTATTCGGGATCAATTTTTCGTTAACTTTGTTGTTTGATAATATAAAACATCACCGGCACCAATCATTCCGAAAAACAGAAAATATGACCACTTTATTTCTTGATATTGGAAACTCCCACATCAAATTAGCAGAAAAACAGGGAGTTAAATGGGAGGTTGTTTTCAAGGCATCAAACGGATCTCTTGAAGGATTGACAGAAGTGGTGGAACAATACCCCGATATCAATTTAATGGTAGTTTGTTCCGTTCGCGAAGACGTTCTAAATAAAATTTTAGATGTTCTCAACTTCATTGATGTGAAAGTTTTGACAAGTTCTCTGATCGATTCAGTTAGCCTCGATTATGAAACGCCTGATACACTTGGCATGGATCGTTTTTTAACCTGCTACGGTGCAGTTTCCGTAACGGACCACGATGTCATTTGTGTTGATGCCGGAACGGCATGTACGGTAGACTGGATGACAAATGAAGGTATTTACAGGGGGGGAGTCATTATGCCGGGTTTAAAACTCTTTCATGAAATGATGGAGAGAAAATTACCCGAATTGCCTTCTGTTGACTATTACATTCCTACTCAGTGGCCCGGAAAATCAACGAAACAATCCGTTCAATGGGGAACCAGCGGCGGTTATCTGGTGGTTATAAATGGATTTATCCGAAAATATTTAGAAATTATTGAGGGAGAAACGGACTTGTTTCTGACCGGTGGGGATTCTCTCTATTTGTCAGAAAATCTGGATTCATCACTGAAAGTTCACCACCGTCCACATCTGCTGTTTGATGGTATGGAGATGTTCTGGAAAGATTTGGAAAGGCTGGATTAACTGGAAAGTTTTCCCTCAATAAGCGCAATTACCATCTCGAGTGCTACCAGGTTTTCACCTCCTCTTGGAATGATAATGTCTGCATATCTTTTGCTTGGTTCTACAAACTCAAGGTGCATAGGGCGCACAAATTTCTCATACTGGTTAAGTACTCCGCTCAGG
This is a stretch of genomic DNA from Rhodohalobacter barkolensis. It encodes these proteins:
- a CDS encoding amino acid permease, which translates into the protein MNQPAEGTLQQQVDERELNVKQKYGTFAGVFVPTLLTILGVILFLRQGWVVGNAGLLGGWIIITIAFVIVTFTALSMSCITTNIRIKAGGAYSIISQSLGLEVGGSVGVPLYLAQTFAITMYIFGFREGWLYIFPEHYAILVDLAVFSVLLFIAFISAKLAFRIQYIILAVIVGALLSVGATIFTGVLEHDILWWGEFPGAPENDFEGVSFWVVFAVLFPAATGIMAGANMSGELKNPKRSIPVGTISAILISYGIYMAVAYWLARVASTEELVSNYNVMIDKAFWAPAVLGGLLGATFSSALASIVGAPRILQALGDHGIFPGGDKFSKLAKNGEPRNAIILTGAIVLFTLMLRDLNTIAPLITMFFLITYMMINLVVFIEQKMNMISFRPTFSVPRTVPIIGTIGCLFTMFIINPVFGLVALGIVIATYLYLTNRELKVPYGDMRSGLFTSLAEWAAKKVSLLPSNNERAWKANLLVPVRSSRELRGSFSLIRNLVYPRGSIKLIGVSSEQKPDVLRDSLTNLADSFRKENVYTRWSVLDSKNFKDAVMDSLQTLQGTFFSPNILFLKLPHQSRNDDEIHSIINEARMNKMGIQLYAEDPVAQLGRSASVNVWIHEQSPKWDLSMDLGNIDLSMLSAYKLSHNWNATMRVITVVEESEVENAYEYLENLLDISRLKNVIPHVEIGSFEEAMQSAPQADVDFFGLPDDPDLEKLRYFVKVTQSACVFVADSGNENILA
- a CDS encoding LVIVD repeat-containing protein, translating into MKRLLPGMILAFASLLAVYSCASSDMPEQNVQPSLSPITEIEQPSPDPRVGLSGGLFDYDEAIWNLNLISATPPPEDFLGSWATDLAFKDNYIIQGSYNGFIVWDMTNPADPEVVVDFLCPASQSDVSVYENLLFVSGEGLGGRLDCGTEGVSETVSEERLRGIRIFDISDIENPEYISNVQTCRGSHTHSVLKDPNDDENVYVYISGSAPVRPEDELPGCSSAFPDEDPESALFRIEVIKVPLDNPEEAAIANSPRIFEGLTAPPTHGPAPEELAAIERAREEGRFVANYDGSPRVVNNRLAQAFLQQIVEERGGEGEPTEADSSALRDQVDEMYGEFMEERLAARGRGEDVGPNQCHDITLFPEVGLAGGACEGYGLLLDITNPVNPTRIDAVADSNFAYWHSATFNNDGTTVLFTDEWGGGTQPKCRESDPYEWGANAIYAIGDDGKMDFQSYFKMPAPQTSAENCVAHNGSMIPVPDRDIMVQSWYQGGINVFDFTDPENPVEIAFHDRGPVNPDRIETGGSWSIYWYNGYLVSSEIARGLDILELVPSDFLTQNEIDAANTVVLEYKNAQGQPKYEWPTTYALAKAYTDQLERNRELNMQTIQMIRNGLSEAESADDSRKSRVLNEVAASLSNRASSSSNSDKVMELARIIRDLGSAS
- a CDS encoding DUF305 domain-containing protein is translated as MLSKFYKNTFLTLISSGVSLMIIFSGCSTTQQSTTDSQTSAESMERQQQNHEEMERIYWERIEQSRMNFTEADVDFMTGMIGHHSQALIMSRLAPENGASQSVQTLASRIINAQSDEIALMQRWLRDRGQPVPIVHIDGINMTIEMEQSETDADHGNHDDHNMDMDMNHEEDHDMDHNSDMMHDHSGMPGMLTQQQLENLSAATGKEFDRLFLTYMIEHHGGAVIMVEELFAADGAASDTESFELASGINAEQVTEIERMKLMLENID
- the ftsH gene encoding ATP-dependent zinc metalloprotease FtsH, with amino-acid sequence MYWFYLIAFVVLGYWVLTDGNGMFGTQPEIEYSTFKEQLRSDNVERVHIQGNRIDGIFRTEQKLQLTDSDTTSYKNFITVIPSFGDERLTDLLEENDVIISAEADSDGFWWYFLVFSMPLFFLLLIGWMFYRRMQMQGRGMFNIGKSQAKLQEPGKNKTTFDDIAGMDGAKTELREIIEFLKDPSRFEEIGAKLPKGVLLMGPPGTGKTLLARAVAGEAEVPFYTITGSDFMEMFVGVGAKRVREMFKQAKEKSPAIIFIDEIDSIGRKRGAGLGGGHDEREQTLNQLLSELDGFEPSENVIVMAATNRPDILDKALLRPGRFDRQISVDLPSQNSRLEILKIHARNKSIDESVDLKKIASSTPGFSGADLENLLNEASLYAGRNKRKKIIMDDIENARDKIMMGLEREGMQIDDEEKRILAYHEAGHAIVAAALPNSDPLHKVSVIPRGKAMGITMQLPEKEKYLYNKEYLLDRMAVIMGGRAAEQLIFNTATSGAQNDLMQVAKLSRKMVVEWGMSEKFGHLAFGGDEEDVFLGRDMTRQKSYSDSTAREIDQEVQVISQEAYDRALKILKENKEAFDKLAELLIEKEEVSGEEVLSLMKDDSE
- a CDS encoding Smr/MutS family protein is translated as MAKLKLDLHDIYNKGDQIDRELENIIDEAIEKRIKTVEIIPGKGSGQLKKRVLKFLDQKHIKQKYHRIDKDSKNFGRLFVYFKF
- a CDS encoding DUF3127 domain-containing protein; the protein is MDLHITGKVIKILEEQSGKGKNGPWRKRDFILETPGEYPRKVCITQWGDQIDKNSVVQDETVTAFIDIQSREYKGNWYTDVKAWKIEKGAAAQGGEPADDVVIDFGAEGDDEAPF
- a CDS encoding histidine kinase dimerization/phosphoacceptor domain -containing protein; this translates as MHTISKKGLAYSLPVVLGLLIIFYYGWRQDQNQLREARIQTIESTAGLLKELIEETVNENLLLVENHKDRVEFTKGEYFNNFEFETNLLLNVKEDFLFFEWIDADGEIIIIEPFENNSPAVGLDILELDYRRDEWLEMKRDSSINMTPWTDLAQGGGAFLVDAPLYYNDQFHGSLTVGMDFTDAFESIMAGRDIFNLEIWDENGEVFFTYGIDEVESDQNYSSTQSLNFISGSDNEWTMRLSANENLYSGRSFVFNQLGLFFRMLIAVLFGFTIYFMMVAYRANRRNLQALKEKEVLISEIHHRVKNNLAVISSLIDLQRIDSDDPKLIDSLQTTQNRIQSIAGVHELLYRSDTLSEVPFEEYLNKLMKKHLDVYNNGDSHINVNIDSQINSLNINQALPLGILMSELVTNSFKHAFNDNEEGEIKINITGDQDIIRVYYSDNGPGFKKEFFETSTGLGVTIIRTLLVQLHAEYELDSENGFKLHFTFKRDDR
- a CDS encoding DUF4296 domain-containing protein, which gives rise to MKFSYTALILSVLIFTFISCEKEPEVINEDLYIELVTELSVLNQMNEQLLGEMTKQEKREEIFAHYNVSESEFNEAHEYYQSDIDAQMSRVKIIQDRLRTERDSVQAAERRHRDENRIDPDSIRKQIRNRNNNPEN